The following proteins are encoded in a genomic region of Entelurus aequoreus isolate RoL-2023_Sb linkage group LG01, RoL_Eaeq_v1.1, whole genome shotgun sequence:
- the LOC133645946 gene encoding uncharacterized protein LOC133645946 produces the protein MAASTLCKHKAEVQFQLRALLSQVAALYDPIGLVAPVKQKGAILVRKAFQEGGGGKLTQETWDQPLSERLREEAIQLFEEYAQLGQVKFHRSLTPPDWKGKPYGITFSDGSDKTYGAVMYVRWETSHGTEVRFVEAKAKLTPLDQKGDAVKAEICGAVFAARIRKYVEKHARMKIEKWFHLLDSQTVLGAIQRESYGYQTFFANRVGEIQMSGPVQDWWWIRGDLNIADLITRGGNPKDLNEESTWQNGPEFLKWPVEEWPIQSAGEVAAQARESVNKLQRKAFSAALTRAQAKMSRQKEDPLATPEKESPCEESKPIMPRRKPTSWVKHLVDVKRFSSLTKLIRVVAWTRRAAEQWLKRRSNPGQPKWEATPKQAGLAGTELEGAREDVFLAAQEGRIQIFNEDETAVPVLPFEAWVSTLLAQESHDANHEGVAGTLLRMRKTAWIIKGRGIAKKVVDSCIVCRKNRAKKCQQIMADLPPERTTPAAPFEFTTMDLFGPYEVKDEVKKRTRLKVWGIVFSCMASRAIHTELVSDQSSQGFLLAYQRFTSLRGHPRKLWSDPGTNFVGAKPALEQLYTFLDRLDKSQVEDMAANHGTEWSWKIHPADSPHRNGAAEAAVRVVKRALTNVGGDGVFTWGEFQTFLYMAANLANERPIDARTQSREDCVEYITPNSLLLGRANPKGDPGDFQFDRYPYKRLQVIQAEVTKFWKKWSQLAGPNLFIRNKWHTKERNVSVGDVVWLADQNALRGQYKLARVVRANTDSKGIVRDVLVRTFPSYPVPIKKTSDKEKPTTKTKRLRHQIPATILHRDVRRLIILIPIEEQRKEGPV, from the exons GAGAGCTCTCCTAAGCCAAGTTGCTGCACTGTACGACCCAATCGGCCTAGTTGCACCGGTCAAGCAGAAGGGAGCAATTCTCGTCCGTAAAGCATTCCAAGAAGGAGGGGGTGGCAAGCTGACCCAAGAAACCTGGGATCAACCTCTTTCAGAAAGACTCAGGGAAGAAGCCATACAGCTCTTCGAGGAATATGCCCAGCTTGGACAGGTGAAATTCCACAGGAGCCTCACACCGCCCGACTGGAAAGGGAAACCCTACGGCATCACATTTTCTGACGGAAGTGACAAAACCTATGGTGCTGTGATGTACGTCAGATGGGAGACAAGTCACGGAACTGAAGTTCGATTCGTGGAAGCAAAGGCCAAACTGACACCCCTGGACCAAAAGGGAGATGCTGTAAAAGCAGAAATCTGTGGCGCAGTCTTTGCTGCCAGAATTCGGAAGTACGTGGAGAAACATGCCCGTATGAAGATTGAGAAATGGTTCCACCTACTGGACAGTCAAACAGTCCTCGGGGCCATCCAACGAGAATCATACGGATACCAAACCTTCTTCGCCAACAGAGTGGGCGAAATCCAGATGTCCGGGCCAGTGCAAGACTGGTGGTGGATCAGAGGAGATCTGAACATTGCTGACTTAATAACAAGAGGAGGCAATCCCAAAGACTTAAATGAGGAATCCACATGGCAAAACGGACCAGAGTTCCTGAAGTGGCCAGTGGAGGAGTGGCCTATTCAGTCAGCTGGAGAAGTTGCAGCCCAGGCCAGGGAGAGTGTAAACAAGCTTCAAAGAAAGGCATTCTCTGCTGCACTGACCAGAGCTCAAGCTAAGATGAGTCGGCAAAAAGAAGACCCACTGGCCACTCCGGAAAAGGAAAGTCCCTGTGAAGAATCGAAACCTATTATGCCAAGAAGAAAACCCACTAGCTGGGTGAAACATCTTGTGGATGTAAAAAGGTTCAGTAGCCTGACAAAACTGATCAGAGTTGTTGCCTGGACACGACGAGCTGCCGAGCAGTGGCTGAAGAGGAGGTCGAACCCAGGACAACCAAAGTGGGAGGCAACACCCAAGCAGGCTGGATTGGCTGGCACTGAACTAGAAGGTGCACGTGAAGACGTCTTCCTCGCAGCTCAAGAAG GGAGGATCCAGATATTTAACGAAGATGAGACAGCCGTGCCAGTCTTGCCATTTGAAGCATGGGTGTCAACATTGCTGGCACAAGAATCCCATGACGCTAACCACGAGGGGGTAGCAGGAACCCTTCTACGGATGAGGAAGACAGCGTGGATAATAAAGGGCCGGGGAATTGCCAAGAAAGTAGTTGACAGCTGCATAGTTTGCAGAAAGAACAGAGCAAAGAAGTGTCaacaaatcatggcagacttacctCCAGAGCGAACCACCCCAGCTGCTCCTTTTGAATTCACAACCATGGACCTATTCGGCCCTTATGAAGTGAAGGATGAagtcaagaaaagaaccagactgAAAGTGTGGGGAATCGTCTTCAGTTGCATGGCCTCCCGTGCCATACACACTGAACTAGTGAGTGACCAGTCATCCCAAGGCTTCCTCCTCGCCTATCAGAGGTTCACGTCACTCAGAGGACATCCCAGGAAGCTCTGGTCAGACCCCGGCACAAATTTTGTGGGCGCCAAACCTGCTCTGGAACAGCTGTACACATTCCTTGACCGACTGGACAAGTCTCAAGTCGAAGACATGGCTGCCAACCATGGAACAGAATGGTCCTGGAAGATCCACCCTGCGGATTCTCCCCACAGAAATGGTGCTGCAGAAGCGGCTGTCAGAGTGGTCAAACGGGCCCTGACCAATGTCGGCGGAGATGGTGTCTTCACCTGGGGTGAATTTCAAACCTTCCTCTACATGGCTGCCAACCTTGCAAATGAGCGACCAATCGATGCAAGAACTCAAAGCAGGGAAGACTGTGTGGAATACATCACCCCGAACTCTCTGCTCCTAGGGCGTGCCAACCCTAAGGGAGATCCTGGAGACTTCCAGTTTGATCGCTATCCTTATAAAAGACTGCAAGTAATTCAAGCTGAAGTCACCAAATTCTGGAAGAAATGGAGCCAACTAGCTGGACCCAACCTCTTCATAAGAAACAAATGGCACACCAAAGAGCGAAATGTTTCTGTCGGAGATGTGGTCTGGTTGGCTGACCAAAATGCCCTGAGAGGACAGTACAAGCTGGCCAGAGTAGTCAGAGCCAATACGGACAGCAAAGGCATCGTAAGAGACGTGCTTGTGAGGACCTTTCCCAGCTATCCTGTCCCCATCAAGAAGACAAGCGACAAAGAAAAACCGACCACGAAAACCAAGAGGCTCAGACATCAAATCCCAGCAACAATCCTGCATAGGGATGTCAGACGCCTCATCATTCTAATTCCCATTGAAGAACAAAGGAAAGAAGGACCTGTGTGA